The genomic interval AAAGACTGGTGAGATGCATGCAAGAGCATTGGTTAACGGCAAGGTCGCGGCTGAAGCATCGCTGCTCTTTGCTTTAATTGAAAAATAGTAAAGATGATTCATCCCACCGTAATTATCAATAGCGGATCAAAGATAGCTTCTGATGTTGAGATAGGCCCTTATACCGTTATTGGTGGCGACGTTGAAATAGCATCAGGTACAAAGATAGCATCTTTTTGCACTATTACAGGCTATACAAAGATTGGAAAAAACAATAATATCTTCTCTAATACTGTTTTAGGAAGTATTCCTCAGGATTTAAAATATAAGGGTGAGAAGAGCAATCTCATTATTGGAGATGGAAATAAAATAAGGGAGTTTGTAACTATGAACCCTGGGACTGGTGAGGGAGGTAAGACCGAGATAGGTAATAATAATCTGATTATGGCTTATGCGCATATTGCACATGATTGTATAATAGGAAACAATGTTATTATAGCCAATGTTGGGACTCTAGCGGGGCATGTTGAGATGGAAGATGGTGCAATAC from Candidatus Kaelpia imicola carries:
- the lpxA gene encoding acyl-ACP--UDP-N-acetylglucosamine O-acyltransferase; translation: MIHPTVIINSGSKIASDVEIGPYTVIGGDVEIASGTKIASFCTITGYTKIGKNNNIFSNTVLGSIPQDLKYKGEKSNLIIGDGNKIREFVTMNPGTGEGGKTEIGNNNLIMAYAHIAHDCIIGNNVIIANVGTLAGHVEMEDGAILGGLAAIHQFVRVGRLAIIGGCSKVTQDIPPFSMCDGHPAKFRGLNLEGLKRAGYSVEERMILKKVFKVLFLSKHSLSNAIEIVSKEYKSREINSLLDFVAKSKRGICR